Proteins from a genomic interval of Thermoanaerobacterium sp. PSU-2:
- a CDS encoding glycosyltransferase family 4 protein has product MEKTRVLHVVREAEGGMKKHLLSLLNGLDKDKYQLAVACSFDKKTMDDLIKDGVSVYSVNICDGINFKKDFAAIKKLRAIIDDFRPHIIHFHGAKASLVGRLASLGYNLKIVVTVHNFPNYKNMNKIKKYFYLTINKYLNKKTDAVIAVSYALKKAVVDEESIPSDKVRVVYNGIDVPQFIKEPLKLREKYDIASDTLIIGCVARLIPSKGVQDLIESLNILRGKVKAFVFIAGDGPYMEHLKDMVRDLKLDNVEFLGFIEDIFNFLSSIDIFVLPSHSEGFGISVAEAMALGVPVIATDVGGIPEIVRNDENGIIVKSKVPNDLANAIEILALNEDLRNKFSKKGKEYILSNFSKEKMIKELDLLYDELRRK; this is encoded by the coding sequence TTGGAAAAAACAAGGGTTTTGCATGTTGTAAGGGAAGCAGAAGGCGGTATGAAGAAGCATCTGTTATCGCTTCTTAATGGACTTGATAAAGACAAGTATCAATTAGCTGTTGCCTGCTCTTTTGATAAAAAAACAATGGATGACTTGATAAAAGATGGTGTATCTGTTTACAGTGTTAATATTTGTGATGGAATAAATTTCAAGAAAGATTTTGCTGCCATAAAGAAGCTTAGAGCTATTATAGATGATTTTAGACCACATATTATTCATTTTCATGGTGCAAAAGCCTCTTTAGTTGGAAGATTGGCTTCACTGGGATACAATTTAAAGATCGTTGTGACAGTACACAATTTTCCTAATTACAAAAATATGAATAAGATAAAAAAGTATTTTTATCTGACAATCAATAAGTATTTAAATAAAAAAACAGATGCAGTAATTGCAGTGTCTTACGCACTTAAAAAAGCTGTTGTAGATGAAGAAAGTATACCGTCTGATAAAGTGCGTGTAGTGTACAACGGCATTGATGTGCCACAATTCATTAAAGAGCCTTTAAAATTGAGAGAAAAATACGACATAGCTTCAGATACTCTTATAATTGGTTGTGTTGCAAGGCTTATACCGTCAAAAGGTGTTCAAGATCTTATTGAATCATTGAATATACTTAGGGGAAAAGTTAAAGCATTTGTCTTTATAGCAGGTGATGGACCATATATGGAACATCTTAAAGATATGGTTCGAGATTTAAAACTTGATAATGTGGAATTTTTGGGGTTTATAGAAGATATATTCAATTTTTTAAGCAGCATAGATATCTTTGTATTGCCGTCTCACAGCGAAGGCTTTGGCATATCGGTTGCTGAGGCTATGGCGTTAGGTGTACCTGTCATTGCTACAGATGTTGGAGGGATACCTGAAATAGTTAGAAATGATGAAAATGGAATTATCGTAAAATCTAAGGTTCCTAATGATTTGGCCAATGCCATTGAAATTCTTGCGTTAAATGAAGATTTGAGAAATAAATTTTCAAAAAAAGGCAAAGAATATATTTTAAGCAATTTTTCGAAAGAAAAGATGATAAAAGAATTGGATCTTTTGTACGATGAACTTAGGAGGAAATGA
- a CDS encoding stage II sporulation protein P — protein MYRSSLRYYRLKKVSFVILLLFNILFYRWLMTNDIEAANINFETETFAEEYNSINGMFITALNYTMPTVDVGYKAEGFYDRDLTMASMFNLNQRDPLKILKYQIPIIAQIDKGEKDNTSNTQIAENRNANQNKNNEVASEASKESETNISVTNVSNVDTGKPLILLYHTHTMESYVATLKNKYVAAYGYDRTNNPNYNMVRVGDSLTEYLTKDYGVSVLHDRTIHDYNYDQSYYNSSLSVKKYLEEYPSIKVTIDLHRDGYGSVMQPGVDTIPVLSSLPNQDYRKKYTMEINGQTVAKIMFIIGSRRTADMNEDWKKNYEFAKQISDKLNELYPGISLGIEIHQYAEYNQHFSEKGILIELGSNYNTLEEALNSTPYLAKAIYLVLKDDGLAK, from the coding sequence TTGTACAGAAGTTCGTTAAGGTATTATCGCCTTAAAAAGGTGTCTTTTGTGATTTTATTGCTTTTTAATATTTTATTTTATAGATGGCTTATGACAAATGACATAGAAGCTGCCAATATAAATTTTGAAACAGAGACTTTTGCCGAAGAGTACAATAGCATTAATGGCATGTTTATAACTGCTTTAAATTATACGATGCCAACTGTTGATGTTGGCTATAAAGCTGAAGGATTTTACGATAGAGATTTGACTATGGCTTCAATGTTTAATCTAAATCAAAGAGATCCTCTTAAAATATTAAAGTATCAAATTCCCATTATTGCTCAAATAGACAAAGGAGAAAAAGATAATACGTCTAATACGCAAATTGCAGAGAATCGCAATGCTAATCAAAATAAAAATAACGAAGTTGCAAGTGAAGCATCAAAAGAAAGTGAGACGAATATAAGTGTGACAAATGTCAGTAACGTTGATACTGGCAAACCACTTATATTGCTTTACCATACACATACGATGGAATCGTACGTTGCGACTTTAAAAAACAAATATGTAGCTGCATATGGATATGATAGAACAAATAATCCAAATTACAATATGGTAAGAGTAGGAGACAGTTTGACAGAATATTTGACTAAAGATTATGGTGTTAGCGTTTTGCATGATCGAACAATACACGATTACAATTACGATCAGTCATACTACAATTCTTCTTTATCAGTAAAAAAATATTTGGAGGAATATCCTTCTATCAAGGTGACTATTGATTTGCACCGTGATGGATATGGAAGTGTAATGCAGCCAGGGGTTGATACAATACCTGTTTTAAGCAGCTTACCAAATCAAGATTACAGAAAAAAATATACGATGGAAATAAACGGACAGACAGTTGCAAAAATAATGTTCATAATTGGCTCTCGAAGGACTGCAGATATGAATGAAGACTGGAAAAAGAATTACGAGTTTGCGAAACAGATTAGCGATAAACTGAATGAATTATATCCAGGTATATCGTTAGGAATAGAGATTCATCAATACGCTGAATACAACCAACACTTTTCAGAAAAAGGCATACTTATTGAACTAGGCAGCAATTACAATACTTTGGAGGAGGCTTTAAATTCCACTCCATACCTAGCTAAAGCAATTTATTTAGTGCTGAAAGATGATGGACTTGCCAAATAA
- the lepA gene encoding translation elongation factor 4 — translation MSKVRKENKRNFCIIAHIDHGKSTLADRLIEKTGVLTEREMEEQVLDSMDLERERGITIKLQPVRLIYKANDGEEYELNLIDTPGHVDFTYEVSRSIAACEGALLVVDATQGIEAQTLANLYLALEHDLEIVPVINKIDLPSADPDFVKKEIEDVIGIDAEDSLLISAKEGIGIEDVLEAIVKRIPPPSGDQEKPLKALIFDSFYDNYKGAISFIRVFDGTLKQGDKIKMMSTGKEFEVTEVGIFRPNLSPVDFLFAGDVGYVAASIKNVSDTRVGDTITNAEFPASEPLPGYKKVTPMVFCGIYPAEGEDYENLKDALMKLQLNDASLTFEPDTSAALGFGFRCGFLGLLHMDIIQERLEREYNLNLVTTAPGVIYKVYKTNGEVIELDNPANLPEPTSIDHIEEPIITATIMSPTEYVGPIMELCQDRRGVYQGMDYLEPTRVLIKYDIPLNEIIYDFFDALKSRTKGYASLDYELKGYKTSDLVKLDILINGEIVDALSMIVHKDKAYERARKMTERLKENIPRHLFEIPIQAAIGSKIIARETVKALRKNVLAKCYGGDVTRKKKLLEKQKEGKKRMRQIGKVEIPQEAFMSILKLDDDND, via the coding sequence ATGTCTAAAGTTAGAAAAGAAAACAAGAGGAATTTTTGCATTATAGCCCATATAGACCATGGTAAATCTACTCTGGCGGATAGATTGATTGAGAAGACTGGTGTATTGACAGAAAGAGAAATGGAAGAGCAGGTTTTAGACAGCATGGATTTGGAAAGGGAAAGAGGTATAACCATAAAGCTTCAGCCAGTCCGCCTCATATACAAAGCAAACGATGGAGAGGAGTATGAATTGAATCTTATAGATACTCCTGGACATGTTGACTTTACGTATGAAGTCTCAAGGAGTATCGCGGCATGTGAAGGCGCTTTGTTGGTCGTTGATGCAACGCAAGGAATAGAAGCCCAAACGCTGGCAAATTTGTATCTGGCATTAGAGCACGATCTTGAGATTGTGCCTGTTATAAACAAGATAGATCTTCCATCTGCGGACCCTGATTTTGTAAAAAAAGAGATCGAAGATGTTATTGGCATCGATGCCGAAGATTCTTTGCTTATATCTGCGAAAGAAGGCATAGGCATTGAAGATGTTTTGGAAGCAATAGTAAAGAGAATACCGCCACCATCAGGAGACCAAGAAAAACCGCTTAAAGCGTTGATTTTTGATTCGTTTTACGACAATTATAAAGGTGCTATAAGTTTTATAAGGGTCTTTGACGGCACATTAAAACAAGGTGATAAGATAAAAATGATGTCCACCGGGAAAGAATTTGAAGTGACAGAGGTCGGCATATTTAGACCAAATTTAAGTCCGGTCGATTTTCTTTTTGCTGGTGATGTTGGGTATGTGGCTGCCAGCATAAAAAATGTCAGCGATACTCGTGTAGGAGATACCATAACAAATGCGGAATTCCCAGCATCTGAACCTTTGCCTGGATATAAAAAAGTCACACCAATGGTTTTTTGTGGAATATATCCAGCGGAGGGCGAGGACTATGAAAATCTAAAAGATGCACTTATGAAACTACAATTAAACGATGCGTCATTGACATTTGAGCCGGATACATCTGCAGCTCTTGGATTTGGCTTTAGATGCGGGTTTTTAGGCCTTTTGCACATGGACATAATACAGGAGAGGTTGGAGAGGGAATATAATCTAAATTTGGTGACTACTGCACCAGGCGTTATCTATAAGGTATACAAGACAAACGGAGAAGTAATTGAACTGGATAATCCAGCAAATTTGCCGGAGCCCACGTCCATCGATCATATAGAAGAACCTATAATTACTGCTACAATAATGTCTCCTACAGAGTACGTAGGCCCTATAATGGAGCTTTGTCAAGATAGAAGGGGCGTTTATCAAGGAATGGATTACCTTGAGCCTACTAGAGTGCTTATTAAGTACGATATTCCGTTAAACGAAATAATATATGATTTTTTCGATGCTTTAAAATCCAGGACAAAAGGATATGCTTCATTAGATTATGAGCTAAAAGGCTACAAGACATCAGATCTTGTGAAATTGGATATACTTATAAATGGTGAGATAGTTGATGCTTTGTCTATGATAGTCCATAAGGATAAGGCTTATGAAAGAGCCAGAAAGATGACAGAAAGGTTAAAAGAAAATATACCGCGCCATCTTTTTGAAATTCCTATACAAGCTGCTATAGGTTCAAAGATAATAGCAAGGGAAACTGTCAAAGCATTGAGGAAAAATGTTTTGGCAAAGTGCTATGGCGGAGATGTTACGCGAAAGAAAAAATTGTTAGAGAAGCAAAAAGAGGGCAAAAAGAGAATGAGACAAATAGGGAAAGTTGAAATTCCGCAAGAAGCGTTTATGTCAATCTTAAAGCTTGATGATGACAATGATTAG
- the hemW gene encoding radical SAM family heme chaperone HemW — protein sequence MIRSGIYVHIPFCKRKCYYCDFNSYANMEDSFFSFKKAIIKEIKTRKEELKDIYTSVYIGGGTPNVLPPSYIEEILSEIYGNYSLSQDAEITIELNPGLIDEEKLKSYKKAGVNRISIGLQSWQNNLLKAIGRIHTVSDFIENYGLASKYFDNINIDIMYALPNQTFEDFKETLTNVIALKPSHISCYGLILEKGTMLYDMYERNEVKPADDEYELMMFHYGAELLENSGYRHYEISNYALPGFECRHNKLYWLDLHYLGFGPGAYSFVGNKRFGNIKNVRKYIDVINNDGHAVDDVDELSLEDQMSEFMFLGLRMMDGVNDNDFKERFGKSMFSVFKDAIYKNMELGLLVKEGDVLKLTSKGVDISNNVFEDFLF from the coding sequence ATGATTAGATCTGGTATATACGTTCATATTCCGTTTTGCAAGAGAAAATGCTATTATTGTGATTTTAATTCTTATGCAAACATGGAAGACAGCTTTTTTTCGTTTAAAAAAGCAATAATAAAGGAGATTAAAACGAGAAAAGAGGAACTTAAAGATATATACACTTCTGTGTATATAGGAGGAGGTACGCCGAATGTCTTGCCTCCTTCATACATCGAAGAAATATTGAGCGAAATTTACGGAAACTACAGCTTAAGCCAAGATGCAGAGATCACCATTGAATTAAATCCTGGCTTAATAGATGAAGAAAAACTTAAGTCATATAAAAAAGCAGGTGTAAATAGAATAAGCATAGGTTTGCAGTCTTGGCAAAACAATTTGTTAAAAGCTATAGGAAGGATACACACGGTAAGTGATTTTATTGAAAATTATGGTTTGGCATCTAAATATTTTGACAACATAAATATAGATATAATGTATGCGCTGCCAAATCAGACTTTTGAAGATTTTAAAGAAACATTGACAAACGTAATCGCATTAAAGCCATCACACATTTCTTGTTATGGACTTATATTAGAAAAAGGAACGATGCTTTACGATATGTATGAAAGAAATGAAGTTAAGCCTGCTGATGATGAATACGAATTGATGATGTTCCACTATGGTGCAGAGCTTTTAGAGAATAGTGGATACAGACATTATGAAATTTCGAATTACGCATTGCCTGGATTTGAATGCCGACACAACAAGCTGTATTGGTTGGATTTGCATTATCTGGGCTTTGGACCTGGGGCGTATTCATTTGTAGGAAATAAGCGATTTGGCAATATAAAAAATGTTAGAAAGTACATAGACGTGATTAATAATGATGGACATGCGGTTGACGATGTTGATGAACTGTCTTTAGAAGATCAAATGTCTGAGTTTATGTTTTTAGGCCTTAGGATGATGGATGGAGTAAATGATAATGACTTTAAAGAGAGATTTGGGAAAAGCATGTTTTCTGTGTTTAAAGATGCTATTTATAAAAATATGGAATTAGGCTTATTAGTTAAAGAAGGAGATGTCCTTAAATTAACATCAAAAGGTGTGGATATATCCAATAATGTGTTTGAGGATTTTTTGTTTTAA
- a CDS encoding N-acetylmuramoyl-L-alanine amidase, which translates to MKKSFKFICIYCTISLVLLSTILPLILSNNAAFSATDNPLKGKIILIDPGHGGIDGGTSSGNILEKSINLEASLILKTELINRGAKVIMTRDKDTSLENLCKDNDYRHRRDLKARVNMINNYNIDAYISIHVNAVNNAPYVKGPMVFYSNTNINSKTLASYVQDSLNALAGTNRNPNVADYFLLTNAKKTGILVELGFITNNDDKNLLVKKDYLKKLSTGIVIGLEKYFKNK; encoded by the coding sequence TTGAAAAAATCATTTAAATTCATTTGTATATATTGTACCATATCTTTGGTACTATTATCCACAATTTTACCGTTGATATTAAGCAATAATGCGGCATTTTCAGCAACAGACAATCCATTGAAAGGCAAAATCATACTGATCGATCCTGGTCATGGAGGAATTGACGGTGGCACAAGCTCTGGAAATATACTTGAAAAAAGCATCAATTTAGAAGCATCATTAATCTTAAAAACAGAGTTGATAAATCGCGGAGCGAAAGTAATTATGACAAGAGATAAAGATACTTCCTTAGAAAATCTATGTAAAGATAATGACTACAGACATAGGCGAGATTTAAAAGCAAGAGTAAATATGATAAACAACTATAATATAGATGCATATATTAGCATACACGTCAACGCTGTCAACAATGCACCATATGTAAAAGGTCCGATGGTTTTTTACTCAAATACTAATATAAACAGTAAAACATTGGCATCATATGTGCAAGATTCTTTAAATGCCCTTGCTGGAACAAATAGAAATCCAAATGTTGCAGACTACTTTTTGCTGACAAATGCAAAAAAGACAGGAATCTTAGTAGAACTGGGCTTTATCACAAACAATGACGACAAAAATCTACTCGTCAAAAAAGACTATTTAAAGAAACTATCAACTGGCATTGTAATTGGCTTAGAAAAATACTTTAAAAACAAATAA